The following are encoded together in the Argopecten irradians isolate NY chromosome 5, Ai_NY, whole genome shotgun sequence genome:
- the LOC138323392 gene encoding cyclic AMP-dependent transcription factor ATF-4-like: MTKMELLDMELLRSEFLTNDLSGSFGQSSGDEDIYGLGTLFPGETQSPAKGLQQSSGVLDEFLAQSPVDPLGEEWMENSAFDLEQALGLTDLGDVLVAAPATEPVNVENPSSPDPKPKNSGILHELLVQPMPLLAHVNEVEEKPAIDIDLLDCVTEVKDCDVAEGILSLLDQNESVKVEQVQPEKIDAVDSIIEQFITSPLSVDEVENFLSGSEPSSPEQISVEQCDDPDYIPGHSDNEISPLKSKSSSCKAKKQAKSRIRAEPYEIPTEGLSKKERKKIQNRNAAIRYREKKRGEKLHVKSDEQLLMETNKQLHDKVDSISREIKYMKDLMTEVFKAKGLKISFK, from the exons ATGACCAAAATGGAGTTGCTAGACATGGAATTGCTTCGCTCCGAATTTCTGACAAACGACCTGTCTGGGTCGTTCGGTCAGAGTTCGGGCGATGAAGATATTTATGGGTTGGGAACTTTGTTCCCAGGTGAAACCCAGAGCCCGGCCAAGGGTCTCCAACAATCTTCTGGAGTGCTTGACGAGTTCCTAGCACAAAGTCCAGTTG ATCCCCTTGGTGAAGAATGGATGGAGAATTCTGCCTTCGATCTGGAGCAGGCTCTAGGCCTGACAGACCTGGGAGATGTGCTAGTTGCTGCACCAGCCACAGAACCAGTCAATGTGGAAAACCCATCCTCTCCAGATCCAAAGCCTAAAAATTCTGGTATCCTCCACGAGCTTCTAGTTCAGCCAATGCCATTATTGGCTCATGTAAACGAAGTGGAGGAAAAGCCAGCAATTGATATTGACTTGCTAGACTGTGTCACTGAAGTGAAAGACTGCGATGTTGCAGAGGGCATTTTGTCGTTGTTGGATCAAAACGAAAGTGTTAAAGTTGAACAAGTACAACCAGAGAAGATTGATGCTGTTGATTCAATAATTGAACAATTCATTACTTCACCATTATCGGTGGATGAGGTTGAAAACTTCTTGTCTGGCTCTGAGCCATCTAGTCCAGAACAAATTAGTGTTGAGCAATGTGATGATCCAGACTATATACCAGGTCACAGTGACAATGAAATAAGCCCTCTCAAATCAAAGTCTAGTAGCTGTAAGGCAAAGAAACAGGCGAAGTCAAGAATTAGGGCAGAACCATATGAAATTCCCACTGAAGGACTATCGAAAAAAGAGCgaaagaaaatacaaaacagaAATGCTGCAATTCGATATCGTGAGAAAAAGCGTGGTGAAAAGCTACATGTGAAATCGGATGAACAGTTGCTAATGGAGACCAACAAACAATTACATGACAAAGTTGATAGTATTTCTCGCGAAATTAAGTATATGAAAGATTTGATGACGGAAGTATTTAAGGCAAAGGGATTAAAGATCTCATTTAAATAA